A genomic window from Paenibacillus sp. FSL K6-0276 includes:
- a CDS encoding cohesin domain-containing protein, which translates to MNGEVDPPGKMSSILSGVDSVAGGRGFQLVFGVKSVTDAVYAMDVTMNYDPKLLEFKSATSLRNGIQVLETANSTPGKLRLLVVSEGADNAVTGNMQLLSLDFGAKTVMEATESTIQIEKVIVADAEGKESETVTSSHKIKITAEDPEPGITGDINKDGKVSIGDLAIVAANYGKDTSSPDWTEAKRADINKDGVIDLKDFALVARKITE; encoded by the coding sequence CTCTGTAGCTGGAGGTAGAGGTTTTCAACTGGTTTTTGGGGTGAAGAGTGTAACAGATGCTGTGTATGCGATGGATGTAACCATGAACTATGATCCTAAGCTGTTGGAATTCAAATCGGCTACTTCCTTACGCAATGGTATTCAGGTGCTTGAAACCGCTAATAGCACGCCAGGAAAACTGCGACTGCTGGTGGTCAGTGAAGGTGCGGACAACGCTGTGACTGGTAACATGCAGTTGTTATCCTTGGATTTCGGTGCTAAGACAGTAATGGAGGCTACAGAGAGTACGATTCAGATTGAAAAAGTCATCGTAGCAGATGCTGAAGGCAAGGAGAGCGAAACCGTTACGTCGAGCCATAAGATCAAGATAACTGCTGAGGATCCTGAGCCTGGTATTACTGGTGACATCAATAAAGATGGCAAAGTGTCCATCGGTGACTTGGCGATTGTCGCTGCTAATTATGGCAAAGATACCAGCAGTCCAGATTGGACTGAGGCCAAACGTGCCGATATCAATAAAGATGGTGTGATTGATTTGAAAGACTTTGCGCTAGTAGCTCGTAAGATAACAGAATGA
- a CDS encoding VOC family protein encodes MKLSMNWITLRVRDLEASLDFYNRILGLPIDRRFESRGKQIVMLGTVGQPKIELIQGSDPALKPECGVSVGFEVASLDDAIVHLKSQGIPVARGPIMPNPHLRFFYVLDPDGFEVQLAEHS; translated from the coding sequence ATGAAATTGAGCATGAATTGGATTACACTCAGGGTGCGCGATCTAGAGGCTTCCCTTGATTTTTATAACAGGATTTTGGGGCTTCCCATTGACCGCAGATTTGAGAGTAGAGGAAAACAAATTGTCATGTTAGGCACGGTGGGTCAGCCCAAAATCGAGCTTATTCAGGGAAGCGACCCGGCTCTGAAGCCGGAATGCGGCGTTTCCGTTGGTTTCGAAGTGGCGTCTCTCGACGATGCCATAGTGCATTTGAAAAGCCAAGGCATCCCCGTTGCGCGGGGACCGATCATGCCAAATCCCCATCTGCGGTTCTTTTATGTACTGGACCCGGACGGCTTCGAGGTACAGTTAGCAGAGCACAGCTAG
- a CDS encoding TetR/AcrR family transcriptional regulator, with protein sequence MEDKKTKIYDCGKELFSNKGFKDTNVSVITKKAGIAIGTFYNYYPSKEKLFMDIFLEENAKLKKNCMQSLDMTQSPLIVVRQMMALNVEGIIANPILKEWYNKSVFGKIEQLYREETGIEVTDFLYDSFHEIVQQWQTEGKMRSDMDSKMIMMVFAAMINVDTHKEEIGVEFFPQLLDNMMELIMKGLTDCP encoded by the coding sequence GTGGAAGATAAAAAAACAAAGATTTATGATTGTGGGAAAGAGTTGTTTAGCAATAAAGGCTTTAAGGATACGAATGTCTCGGTCATTACAAAAAAAGCTGGAATAGCCATTGGAACCTTTTACAACTATTATCCTTCAAAGGAAAAGCTTTTTATGGATATCTTTCTTGAAGAAAATGCGAAGCTCAAAAAAAACTGTATGCAATCCCTCGACATGACCCAAAGTCCATTGATAGTAGTTCGGCAGATGATGGCACTCAATGTGGAAGGCATAATCGCCAACCCCATTCTAAAGGAATGGTATAACAAAAGTGTTTTTGGGAAAATCGAACAGCTTTATCGGGAAGAAACCGGCATTGAGGTGACGGATTTCTTATATGACAGCTTCCATGAAATTGTGCAGCAGTGGCAAACCGAAGGCAAAATGCGAAGCGATATGGATAGTAAAATGATTATGATGGTGTTCGCCGCCATGATCAATGTGGACACCCACAAGGAAGAAATTGGAGTGGAGTTCTTTCCACAACTGCTGGACAATATGATGGAACTAATCATGAAGGGTCTGACAGACTGCCCCTAA
- a CDS encoding HAMP domain-containing sensor histidine kinase, translating into MNIKKRFIFQYIRQLLLVGLLLTVLILGTFTLSVVKLERLDQKFDFIKPSLPVLTNSITKQNSTIKFDPKLLTVVRDQGGWLQVVDQSGYIVAAYHTPEDMPVRYHPGELMSFWRAEKDFPYGLYAWIQELDGQSYTLLYGVKNDIATLKENLLQEVTWNTGEIEVNETFKQQLNAIHGSIELLDDNGKVLGGYGVTNVTPDHYSLQDLMLRNQYPERYGKQLFTVYDPATNNTWIIHAPLAASVAPWTNDDTYREDIQIFFWNAVVMLVIILLLFVLLALWYGHRFGTPILHMIDWLHHLSKGEFREPTGRNPKGSPLSRNRSGRLTKRFRNHTEMMDSLAHLTETLQKNEQIRKQLETTREEWIAGVSHDMKTPLSSILGYAHLMESDTYEWSPSEIREFATIMREKSSYMDEMINDLTLTYRLKNDAFAFDLIPTDMNEFIEQTVQKWRKHPQFTHVPVHYTASEGSITYPIDGRYFRRILENLLANAALHNPEGTLIQVFLVKITSSQFVIRIQDNGVGIDAETKDLLFERYYRGTNTDELNQGTGLGMAISKQLVLQHQGQIEVESLPGIGTTISLIFNTAG; encoded by the coding sequence ATGAACATCAAGAAACGGTTTATTTTTCAATACATTAGACAACTGTTGTTGGTCGGCCTTCTTCTTACAGTACTGATTCTAGGGACATTTACTTTAAGCGTTGTGAAGCTGGAACGTCTGGATCAGAAATTCGACTTCATTAAACCCAGTTTGCCTGTGCTTACAAATTCAATTACGAAACAGAACAGCACAATAAAGTTCGATCCAAAGCTTCTTACTGTGGTTAGGGATCAGGGGGGCTGGCTGCAGGTAGTTGATCAGTCTGGATATATAGTGGCTGCCTACCATACACCTGAGGATATGCCGGTACGTTATCATCCCGGTGAGTTGATGAGCTTTTGGAGAGCGGAGAAGGACTTCCCTTACGGACTATATGCTTGGATTCAAGAGTTGGATGGGCAAAGCTATACCCTTTTATATGGAGTGAAAAATGATATTGCGACGTTAAAAGAAAATCTACTGCAGGAAGTGACCTGGAATACGGGGGAAATCGAAGTAAACGAGACTTTCAAACAGCAGTTGAATGCTATTCATGGGTCCATCGAGCTGCTCGATGATAATGGAAAGGTGCTCGGAGGTTATGGTGTAACGAATGTAACGCCAGACCACTATAGTCTTCAAGATTTAATGCTCCGTAACCAATATCCGGAACGTTATGGCAAGCAATTATTTACGGTGTATGATCCAGCAACAAACAATACTTGGATCATCCACGCTCCACTAGCCGCTTCAGTGGCTCCATGGACTAATGACGATACGTATAGAGAAGATATTCAGATCTTCTTTTGGAACGCTGTGGTTATGCTAGTGATTATACTTCTTCTATTCGTGCTGCTTGCTCTTTGGTATGGTCATCGGTTCGGCACACCTATTTTGCATATGATTGATTGGCTTCATCATTTGTCCAAGGGTGAATTCAGAGAACCTACTGGTCGTAATCCGAAGGGATCACCTCTTAGCCGAAACCGTTCTGGGCGTTTGACAAAAAGATTCCGCAATCATACCGAAATGATGGATTCCTTAGCTCATTTAACAGAGACGCTGCAAAAAAACGAGCAAATTCGCAAGCAACTAGAGACCACAAGAGAAGAATGGATTGCTGGCGTATCTCATGATATGAAGACACCCCTTTCTTCCATATTAGGGTACGCACATCTAATGGAATCGGACACCTACGAATGGTCACCATCAGAAATTCGTGAATTCGCTACTATTATGCGCGAGAAATCCTCTTATATGGATGAAATGATTAACGATCTGACTTTAACCTATCGGCTCAAAAATGATGCCTTTGCCTTTGATTTGATCCCGACAGATATGAATGAATTCATCGAACAAACGGTTCAAAAGTGGAGAAAACACCCACAATTCACCCATGTTCCGGTTCATTATACAGCTTCGGAAGGATCGATTACCTATCCAATCGATGGCAGATATTTCAGACGAATACTGGAAAATCTACTTGCCAATGCTGCCCTTCATAACCCTGAAGGTACCCTGATCCAAGTCTTTTTAGTTAAGATTACTTCTTCTCAATTTGTGATTCGTATCCAAGATAATGGGGTTGGTATCGATGCAGAGACAAAGGATCTGCTCTTTGAACGTTATTATAGGGGTACGAATACAGATGAGCTAAACCAAGGAACAGGACTGGGCATGGCTATCTCCAAGCAGCTTGTACTCCAGCATCAGGGACAGATTGAAGTAGAGAGCTTACCTGGAATTGGAACGACAATTTCATTGATTTTTAACACGGCAGGATAA
- a CDS encoding response regulator transcription factor: MNPSKILIVDDESSILKLLKTVLNKEGFLFIDTAETGEQAMLACRTTKYDLILLDVMLPKQSGFEIFPWIRQTTDAPVLFLTARIGDFDKLTGFAIGGDDYITKPFNPLEVVARVRAQLRRYHKANELPAVKRIYTFRTFQVDEYAGELRVNDTLIDCPAQVFQLLLFFCQNPNRVFSKKQLYEHVWGEQSFSDDNTVMVHIHRIRERIEPSPSEPVYLITARGLGYKLVQESED, encoded by the coding sequence ATGAATCCATCAAAAATCCTAATCGTGGACGATGAATCGTCCATACTTAAGCTACTAAAAACCGTATTAAATAAAGAGGGATTCCTATTTATCGATACGGCGGAAACAGGGGAACAGGCCATGCTAGCCTGCCGAACTACAAAGTATGATCTGATCCTGCTGGACGTTATGCTGCCAAAGCAGAGCGGTTTCGAGATCTTTCCATGGATTCGGCAAACGACGGATGCCCCTGTCCTATTTTTGACGGCTAGAATTGGTGACTTCGATAAACTTACAGGATTTGCTATCGGCGGGGACGATTATATTACAAAACCGTTCAATCCATTAGAAGTGGTTGCACGTGTCCGCGCACAGCTTCGTCGATATCATAAAGCTAATGAACTTCCGGCTGTGAAGCGGATTTACACCTTCCGAACCTTTCAAGTAGACGAATATGCCGGAGAGCTTCGCGTGAATGATACCTTGATCGATTGTCCGGCGCAGGTGTTTCAGCTTCTCTTGTTTTTTTGTCAAAATCCCAATCGGGTATTCAGTAAAAAACAATTGTATGAGCATGTATGGGGCGAACAAAGCTTTAGTGATGACAATACGGTCATGGTTCATATCCACCGTATTCGCGAGCGTATCGAACCAAGTCCAAGTGAGCCTGTTTACTTGATTACGGCGCGTGGACTAGGCTACAAGCTGGTACAAGAGTCTGAGGACTGA
- a CDS encoding peptidoglycan DD-metalloendopeptidase family protein: MNYFLSPKSLMLLSVVSTLTLGSLPVTVSAASANPVAVAAQSQTSSFKPDQLLKLLEQQKYERIYGQLGAAYKKEYALKDFKKHASLYHKNATSYKLVSHVALNNTHYYAWTDPKGVNTIQAMFDSKSKLEFLFFSTMQKYPETDAQRTKTTFQLPINGNWFVFWGGSNELINYHYGAEQQRYAYDLIVVNNGFSYKGDPKKNESYYAYGKPVLAAAAGKVVKVVNDIHDNYPVGTENTEQIAGNHVIVDHGNGEFSYYAHLQKGSVSVKVGDVVKVGDMLGKCGNSGNSSEAHLHFEVANSAELYTTQSLRVKWKGADDYEQGTFIKAP, encoded by the coding sequence ATGAATTATTTCTTAAGTCCAAAAAGCTTAATGCTGCTTAGCGTCGTTAGTACACTGACATTAGGTTCACTCCCAGTCACCGTTTCAGCGGCATCCGCCAACCCTGTAGCAGTAGCCGCGCAATCCCAAACGTCTTCCTTTAAGCCGGACCAATTGCTCAAACTGCTGGAGCAACAGAAGTATGAACGTATCTATGGACAGTTAGGAGCAGCTTACAAGAAGGAATACGCTTTAAAAGATTTCAAGAAACATGCTAGTCTTTATCACAAGAATGCTACATCCTATAAACTGGTGAGTCATGTAGCCTTGAACAATACTCACTATTATGCATGGACCGATCCTAAAGGTGTTAACACGATACAAGCGATGTTTGATAGTAAGAGCAAGTTAGAATTTCTGTTCTTCAGTACGATGCAAAAATATCCGGAGACCGATGCACAGCGTACTAAAACCACGTTTCAGCTTCCTATTAATGGGAACTGGTTTGTTTTTTGGGGAGGCTCGAATGAGTTAATTAATTATCATTATGGGGCTGAGCAGCAGCGGTATGCGTATGATCTTATCGTTGTGAATAACGGTTTCAGTTATAAAGGCGATCCTAAGAAAAATGAGAGCTATTACGCTTATGGAAAACCTGTGTTAGCTGCAGCAGCAGGCAAAGTCGTGAAGGTAGTCAATGACATTCATGATAATTATCCTGTGGGCACCGAGAATACGGAGCAAATCGCCGGAAACCATGTCATCGTTGATCATGGCAATGGAGAGTTCAGCTACTACGCCCATCTGCAAAAAGGATCGGTCAGCGTCAAAGTCGGCGATGTTGTGAAAGTCGGTGATATGCTAGGGAAATGCGGAAACTCGGGGAATTCCAGTGAAGCCCATCTTCACTTTGAAGTAGCCAACAGTGCGGAGCTATACACTACGCAGTCGCTGCGGGTGAAATGGAAGGGTGCGGATGATTATGAGCAAGGCACCTTTATAAAGGCCCCTTAA
- a CDS encoding acyltransferase domain-containing protein translates to MNIRALCEGIKLDPAARQQVYEFQMKEEEYAAYKQYFYFDRFSFFESVKQSEGYRKLLLYIFVRFAVDAYEEYRIRNIEDEIYYDTFSDIQIWCMQCLRDYGEYGIEEYNWLQEHVQLRLFRLGRMQFQPIAMDRDLVVDGCKIFTNQIVLNVHIPAGEPLSVQSVEESFQLARAFFRGISPVFICHSWLLDPELSEILNPESNIIQFQSQFNIYEVDKSSKEAEERIFNKLNECPDDYEENTQLQRSAKAFLMAGGKLGSGYGIKVHK, encoded by the coding sequence GTGAACATTAGAGCATTGTGTGAAGGGATAAAGCTTGATCCTGCTGCTAGGCAGCAGGTTTATGAGTTTCAGATGAAAGAGGAAGAATATGCTGCTTATAAACAGTATTTTTATTTCGACAGATTTTCTTTTTTTGAATCTGTAAAACAATCAGAGGGCTACCGAAAGCTGCTATTATATATATTTGTAAGATTCGCAGTAGATGCTTATGAAGAGTATCGTATTCGTAATATAGAGGATGAGATCTATTATGATACATTCTCAGATATTCAGATCTGGTGTATGCAATGTCTGCGTGATTACGGTGAATATGGTATTGAAGAATATAACTGGCTGCAAGAGCATGTTCAGCTTCGTTTATTTCGTTTGGGAAGAATGCAATTTCAACCTATTGCGATGGACCGGGATTTAGTTGTTGATGGTTGTAAAATCTTTACCAATCAAATCGTGCTTAATGTGCACATACCAGCGGGAGAGCCTTTATCAGTTCAAAGTGTGGAGGAATCCTTTCAGTTAGCCAGAGCTTTTTTTAGAGGCATATCTCCAGTATTTATTTGTCATTCATGGCTGCTTGATCCAGAATTAAGTGAGATCTTGAACCCGGAATCGAACATTATTCAGTTTCAGAGTCAGTTCAACATTTATGAGGTCGATAAGAGTTCCAAGGAAGCGGAAGAAAGAATATTTAATAAGTTAAACGAGTGCCCGGATGACTACGAAGAGAACACCCAATTGCAACGGAGTGCAAAAGCCTTTCTAATGGCAGGCGGTAAGTTAGGAAGTGGTTACGGGATTAAAGTACATAAGTGA
- a CDS encoding glycosyltransferase family 8 protein produces MIEIALAFQDKDGQYAEHAGVVLASIFQHTSSPIHVHILHDISLTEDNKRKLDKLTTKHHHTISYYSITLPDDMLQVLANINSISVWTQACMYRLLLPALIPVDKIIYLDCDVLVNMDITDLWQVELGDKYLGAIWDQAIMEVAHIVSSKGLNPELYFNSGVILFSLNNIRQNSNWYVEMLNFLRTFPDVTMPDQDVLNAVFGGNYLPLDIRFNSFNMAIPDHDFNNKIVHFAGDKKCWNKDSPGSALYNQLLNLTPWRTFSTKIKRRKRKVSYVKRRFTGKSSSRKIKIVPMRISPISLSDLKLIKPIRRNKAILINTREQNQRRITRKKTTSIMPKLDPRVQISLK; encoded by the coding sequence ATGATCGAAATCGCCTTGGCCTTTCAAGATAAGGATGGACAATATGCTGAGCATGCTGGTGTCGTTTTAGCATCAATTTTTCAACATACAAGTTCCCCCATTCATGTTCATATTTTACATGATATCTCTTTAACCGAAGATAACAAGCGAAAGCTCGACAAATTAACCACAAAACATCATCATACGATTAGTTATTATTCGATCACTTTACCCGATGATATGCTTCAGGTTCTTGCCAATATTAACTCCATCAGTGTATGGACACAGGCTTGTATGTATCGATTACTTCTTCCCGCTTTAATACCTGTAGACAAAATCATTTATCTAGATTGCGATGTATTGGTAAACATGGACATTACCGATTTGTGGCAGGTGGAACTAGGCGATAAATATTTGGGTGCGATTTGGGATCAGGCGATTATGGAGGTTGCGCATATTGTCAGTTCTAAGGGGCTAAATCCTGAGCTTTATTTTAATTCCGGAGTTATTTTATTTTCTTTGAATAATATCCGCCAGAATTCGAATTGGTACGTAGAAATGCTGAACTTTTTACGTACATTCCCTGACGTAACCATGCCTGATCAGGATGTTCTGAATGCGGTTTTTGGAGGGAATTACCTCCCACTTGATATTCGTTTTAATTCATTCAACATGGCCATCCCAGATCATGACTTCAATAATAAAATCGTTCATTTTGCCGGAGATAAAAAATGCTGGAATAAAGATTCCCCTGGTTCAGCGCTATATAACCAACTTCTTAATCTAACCCCTTGGAGAACTTTTAGCACCAAAATAAAGCGAAGAAAACGGAAAGTCAGCTATGTAAAGCGGCGGTTTACTGGAAAAAGTAGCTCACGTAAAATTAAAATTGTTCCTATGAGAATATCACCCATTTCGTTATCCGATTTGAAATTAATTAAACCCATTAGAAGGAATAAGGCGATCTTGATCAACACAAGAGAACAAAACCAACGACGTATTACTCGTAAAAAAACAACTTCTATTATGCCAAAACTTGATCCACGCGTCCAAATTTCACTGAAATAG
- the coaA gene encoding type I pantothenate kinase gives MVNNSAYTLYLREDWKKLSDFTAIQLSEEELMDIQSINEKISIEDVNEVYLPLSHLINLQLQSSHKFKESLNQFLNDDLKKGPFIIGIAGSVAVGKSTTARLLQKLLSQLPPLPKVDLVTTDGFLLPNAELEKRGIMKKKGFPESYDTRNLISFLTKVKSGVSSVQSPVYSHLTYDIVPNEYITIENPDILIVEGLNVLQTSLTINQSVPNYFVSDFFDFSIYVDADVNDIEAWYIDRFIKLRDTAFQDEQSYFKKYAQLSLVESIEISKRIWKEINYVNLIHNILPTRNRADLILHKNNDHHIDRIKLRK, from the coding sequence ATGGTGAATAATTCAGCATATACACTTTATTTACGTGAGGATTGGAAAAAACTAAGCGATTTCACCGCTATCCAATTATCAGAAGAAGAACTTATGGATATCCAAAGTATCAACGAGAAAATCTCTATTGAGGATGTAAATGAGGTATATCTTCCTCTGTCCCATTTGATAAATTTGCAACTTCAATCCTCTCATAAATTTAAAGAATCTCTGAATCAATTTCTAAATGACGATCTGAAGAAAGGTCCATTTATCATAGGCATCGCTGGAAGTGTCGCTGTTGGCAAGAGTACAACCGCTAGACTTCTTCAGAAACTCCTCTCTCAATTACCTCCCCTTCCAAAAGTAGATTTAGTTACGACTGACGGGTTCTTACTTCCCAATGCTGAGCTAGAAAAGCGCGGAATCATGAAGAAAAAGGGTTTTCCAGAAAGCTACGACACACGTAATTTGATTTCATTTTTAACTAAAGTGAAGTCTGGTGTTTCGAGTGTTCAAAGCCCTGTATACTCGCATCTAACTTATGATATTGTGCCAAATGAATATATCACGATCGAGAACCCGGACATCCTAATTGTTGAAGGATTAAATGTTCTTCAGACTAGTTTGACGATTAATCAAAGTGTGCCAAACTATTTTGTATCTGATTTTTTTGATTTTTCAATTTATGTTGATGCTGATGTGAATGATATAGAGGCATGGTATATTGATCGGTTTATTAAACTTAGAGATACTGCCTTCCAAGATGAGCAGTCTTATTTTAAAAAATATGCACAATTATCTCTAGTAGAATCTATCGAGATCTCAAAAAGAATATGGAAAGAAATCAATTATGTAAATTTGATACACAATATTTTACCTACCAGAAACCGCGCAGATCTTATTCTACATAAAAATAACGACCATCACATAGATCGAATTAAGCTGCGAAAATAA
- a CDS encoding suppressor of fused domain protein, which translates to MHSAQSNEMICNHIEKYIGVIDNVFKEIISDVLSIDILIVNPTPERDFYTLITSGMSEFAMQVPDGAEEYQYTELMICLPSTWKLSDEDFKDERNYWPIRALKTMARFPHEYNTWLYMGHTLVNGNPAQPYSEDTGFQGSFVWVPDVEDKSGFFNLEMTSEKVVHFYTLIPLYGEELDYKVKHGEEELLNKLNKVGVTDVLNPSRKNSCKKIFGLF; encoded by the coding sequence ATGCATTCTGCTCAGTCTAATGAGATGATTTGTAACCATATTGAAAAATACATAGGGGTTATTGATAATGTCTTTAAAGAGATTATTTCAGATGTTCTATCGATTGATATTCTAATTGTTAATCCGACGCCTGAGCGAGATTTCTATACTTTAATTACATCTGGAATGAGTGAATTTGCTATGCAGGTTCCAGATGGCGCAGAAGAATATCAATATACTGAATTAATGATTTGTCTCCCGTCTACATGGAAGCTGTCCGATGAGGATTTTAAGGATGAACGAAATTATTGGCCGATACGAGCTCTAAAAACAATGGCTAGGTTTCCCCATGAATATAATACTTGGCTCTATATGGGGCATACGCTTGTGAACGGTAATCCAGCACAGCCTTATAGTGAGGACACAGGATTTCAAGGGAGTTTCGTGTGGGTTCCGGATGTTGAAGATAAATCTGGATTTTTTAACTTGGAAATGACCAGTGAGAAAGTGGTGCACTTCTATACTTTAATTCCACTTTATGGGGAGGAGTTAGATTATAAAGTCAAGCATGGCGAGGAAGAGCTGCTTAATAAGTTAAATAAGGTTGGGGTTACCGATGTTCTGAATCCTTCCCGTAAGAATAGTTGTAAGAAGATATTTGGACTCTTTTGA
- a CDS encoding NADH:flavin oxidoreductase/NADH oxidase — MKDLFTPYEMKNLKLKNRVVMPPMCQYSVTNKDGIATDWHYNHYVSRAIGGTGLIIIEMTDVEPDGRITDFDLGIWSDEQIPALARIVDACHSYGAKVGIQIAHAGRKAEDAAVPVSSSAVPFDADSKTPRALTTEEVKGMVEKFRLGVKRAIQAGFDVIELHGAHGYLIHQFHSPLTNQRTDEYGKDLTLFGTEIIHAAKSEMPEGMPLIMRISAQEYVEGGYGIKESMEISKAYKEAGVDIFHISTGGEGPIGAAGMPGTHAAYQVPLAREIKYGLNVPVIAVGRLDEPTLANAVIGNEDADLVAVGRGMLRNPYWTLEAGVELQKDAGIPRQYAFGFPRIKG; from the coding sequence ATGAAAGACTTGTTTACCCCGTATGAAATGAAGAATTTGAAATTGAAGAACCGCGTGGTTATGCCTCCGATGTGTCAGTATTCCGTGACGAACAAAGACGGGATTGCTACCGATTGGCATTATAATCATTACGTAAGTCGCGCCATTGGAGGAACTGGATTAATTATTATTGAAATGACCGATGTGGAGCCTGATGGCCGAATTACTGATTTTGACCTTGGTATTTGGTCCGATGAGCAGATTCCAGCACTGGCTAGAATTGTTGATGCTTGTCATTCCTATGGGGCAAAAGTAGGTATTCAAATTGCTCATGCTGGGCGTAAGGCAGAAGATGCAGCAGTTCCTGTATCCTCTTCTGCCGTTCCATTTGACGCTGACTCCAAAACACCACGTGCCCTAACGACTGAAGAAGTGAAGGGTATGGTTGAGAAATTCCGGTTGGGCGTGAAGCGTGCGATTCAAGCGGGGTTTGATGTTATCGAACTTCATGGTGCGCACGGTTACCTCATTCATCAGTTCCATTCACCACTAACGAATCAAAGAACAGATGAATATGGCAAAGATTTGACTCTCTTCGGTACTGAAATCATTCATGCAGCTAAAAGCGAAATGCCTGAAGGAATGCCACTAATCATGCGTATCTCGGCTCAAGAATATGTCGAGGGCGGATACGGAATCAAAGAAAGTATGGAAATTAGTAAGGCCTATAAAGAAGCAGGAGTAGATATTTTTCATATTAGTACAGGTGGCGAAGGTCCAATCGGAGCTGCTGGTATGCCCGGAACGCATGCGGCGTATCAAGTTCCTTTGGCAAGAGAGATCAAATATGGCTTGAATGTTCCGGTGATTGCTGTAGGTAGATTGGATGAACCGACTCTTGCCAATGCAGTCATTGGTAATGAGGATGCTGATCTTGTCGCAGTTGGCCGGGGAATGCTGAGAAATCCGTATTGGACTTTGGAGGCTGGGGTTGAGCTTCAGAAAGATGCCGGTATTCCTCGGCAGTATGCCTTTGGATTTCCTAGAATTAAAGGATAA
- a CDS encoding helix-turn-helix domain-containing protein, whose amino-acid sequence MDKILNNDLITNWLTLTHIQMNVTNELEVNLQANHGLSLKEFYLLLFLSEAPEKKLKLQKLESMVGLSQSAVSRLVSRFEAKGCGALERKACDDDRRSIYTSMTPIGEGKLISAQETFKETLIAAFPEKDVEQLLEQMLRMKRQS is encoded by the coding sequence ATGGACAAAATTCTTAACAATGACCTTATCACGAATTGGTTGACGTTAACACATATACAAATGAATGTGACGAATGAATTAGAAGTTAATTTGCAAGCGAATCATGGCTTATCTTTAAAAGAGTTCTACTTGCTGTTATTTTTATCGGAAGCTCCGGAAAAGAAATTGAAATTGCAGAAACTCGAATCCATGGTCGGTTTAAGCCAAAGTGCCGTTTCACGACTGGTTAGTCGGTTTGAAGCCAAGGGCTGCGGAGCTTTAGAAAGAAAAGCATGCGATGATGATCGCAGAAGTATTTATACCTCTATGACCCCCATTGGTGAAGGCAAGCTCATTAGTGCTCAAGAAACCTTTAAAGAAACTCTAATTGCGGCTTTTCCGGAAAAAGATGTGGAACAGCTTCTGGAACAAATGCTTCGAATGAAGCGACAATCTTGA
- a CDS encoding GNAT family N-acetyltransferase, translating to MNNRVGFESTKRDLFTIECKDILLREFRVEDLDEFHALTTQPEIIEFLPDWNVPKEQRLDWLINYEIKENQQFLQAVSAAVNIGELRLRLGIVLKETGEFIGWCCTGMKDELPSPNREIMYAISKDHRGKGYTTQAAKGLIKYLFEHTSTDVLNAIALIHNTASNRVLQKCDFSLLNEITIEHESYNYYQLSRRKWNE from the coding sequence ATGAATAACCGTGTAGGTTTCGAGTCAACAAAACGTGATTTATTTACAATTGAATGTAAAGATATCCTGTTACGAGAGTTTAGAGTGGAGGATTTAGACGAGTTTCACGCACTTACCACGCAACCTGAAATCATAGAATTTCTGCCCGACTGGAATGTCCCTAAAGAACAACGGCTAGATTGGTTAATAAACTATGAAATAAAAGAAAACCAACAGTTTCTACAAGCGGTCTCAGCGGCTGTAAACATCGGGGAGCTTCGTCTTCGTTTAGGCATTGTTTTAAAAGAAACGGGGGAGTTTATTGGTTGGTGCTGTACAGGAATGAAGGATGAATTACCCTCTCCGAACAGAGAAATCATGTATGCCATATCCAAGGATCATCGCGGCAAAGGCTATACCACACAAGCTGCCAAGGGATTAATTAAGTATTTGTTTGAGCACACTTCTACCGATGTATTAAACGCTATTGCTCTAATACACAATACAGCCTCTAATAGAGTCCTACAAAAATGTGACTTCAGCTTACTTAACGAGATTACGATTGAACATGAGAGTTATAATTATTACCAGCTTTCCAGGCGAAAATGGAATGAGTAA